In Myotis daubentonii chromosome 16, mMyoDau2.1, whole genome shotgun sequence, one DNA window encodes the following:
- the PIPOX gene encoding peroxisomal sarcosine oxidase — translation MAAQNDLCDAIVIGAGIQGCFTAYHLAKHGKRVLLLEQFFLPHSRGSSHGQSRIIRRAYPEEFYTQMMDECYQIWAQLEHEAGTQLYRQTGLLLLGVKENQELKTTQATLSRLGVKHQCLSSEELKQHFPNIRLAKGEVGLLEESGGVLYAAKALRVLQDAIRQLGGKVCDGEKVMEIKPGLPIIVKTTCKSYQANSLVITAGPWTNRLLRPLGLELPLQTLRINVCYWREKVPGSYGVSQAFPCFLGLDLSLAPHHIYGLPSGEYPGLMKVCYHHGNSADPEERDCPAAFSDIQDVQILSRFVRDHLPDLEPGPAVVEHCMYTDTPDKHFILDRHPKYDNIIIGAGFSGHGFKLSPVVGKILYELSMKLTPSYDLTPFRISRFPGLGKAHL, via the exons ATGGCTGCTCAGAATGACCTCTGCGATGCCATTGTGATCGGGGCTGGCATCCAGGGCTGCTTCACTGCATACCACCTGGCCAAACACGGGAAGCGAGTTCTCCTGCTGGAGCAG TTCTTTCTACCACACTCCCGAGGAAGCTCCCACGGGCAGAGCCGGATAATCCGAAGGGCATACCCTGAAGAGTTTTACACCCAGATGATGGATGAGTGCTACCAGATATGGGCCCAGCTGGAGCACGAAGCTGGAACCCAATTATACAG gCAGACTGGACTACTACTGCTGGGAGTAAAGGAGAATCAAGAATTAAAGACAACCCAAGCAACTCTGTCTAGGTTGGGGGTGAAACACCAGTGTCTTTCATCTGAAGAACTGAAGCAACATTTCCCCAACATTCGGCTGGCCAAGGGAGAAGTGGGACTCTTGGAAGAGTCGGGAGGAGTTCTCTATGCAGCCAAGGCCCTCAGAGTCCTTCAG GATGCCATTCGACAGCTAGGAGGCAAAGTGTGTGATGGAGAGAAGGTGATGGAGATAAAACCAGGGCTACCGATCATAGTGAAAACCACCTGTAAGAGTTACCAAGCCAACAGCTTGGTCATCACAGCAGGTCCTTGGACCAACAGGCTCCTCCGTCCGCTGGGACTTGAGCTGCCTCTCCAG ACCCTGCGGATCAATGTGTGTTACTGGCGCGAGAAGGTTCCCGGAAGCTACGGGGTGTCCCAGGCCTTTCCATGCTTCCTGGGCCTGGACCTCAGCCTGGCTCCCCACCACATCTATGGGCTGCCCTCTGGAGAATACCCAGGGCTGATGAAG GTCTGCTATCACCACGGCAACAGCGCGGATCCCGAGGAGCGGGACTGCCCCGCAGCATTCTCAGACATCCAGGACGTGCAGATCCTGAGCCGCTTTGTCAGAGACCACTTACCTGACCTGGAGCCGGGGCCTGCCGTGGTGGAGCATTGCATGTACACG GACACCCCTGACAAACACTTCATTCTTGATCGACACCCGAAGTATGACAACATTATCATTGGTGCTGGATTCTCGG GGCATGGATTCAAGCTGTCCCCTGTTGTGGGCAAGATCCTGTATGAATTAAGCATGAAGTTGACACCATCCTATGACTTGACACCTTTTCGAATCAGCCGCTTCCCTGGCCTGGGCAAAGCTCACCTTTGA